From a single Dysidea avara chromosome 14, odDysAvar1.4, whole genome shotgun sequence genomic region:
- the LOC136244193 gene encoding uncharacterized protein: MNPRKTIIKRKSIPLTLVSVAKRCKIKDIKAPVRSFSDPPLVEECHFNTDDSSDQILDENNEGTCYDDQPDTEQQTAHTKRKQKAAEKWQIVQSVALNGVIMNMSEPLLDCTICDKSRGIVKCDQCGPLMIYCKQCAIDMHQHSLFHHFVEVWEDGYFQPLELPDGIVLDPKPCCENITRRSIVCFSVEEILWQEFSKR; encoded by the exons ATGAATCCAAGGAAGACTATTATAAAGAGGAAAAGTATTCCTCTAACACTTGTTAGTGTTGCTAAGAGATGTAAAATAAAGGACATTAAAGCACCTGTTAGAAGTTTCAGCGATCCACCACTTGTTGAAGAGTGTCACTTTAACACTGATGATTCATCTGACCAAATACTAGATGAAAATAATGAAGGCACATGTTATGATGATCAACCAGATACAGAGCAGCAAACAGCTCACACAAAGAGGAAGCAAAAAGCAGCTGAAAAATGGCAAATCGTCCAAAGTGTTGCCTTAAATGGAGTTATTATGAATATGAGTGAACCACTATTGGATTGCACTATATGTGATAAATCTAGAGGCATAGTGAAATGTGATCAGTGCGGACCTCTTATGATTTACTGTAAGCAATGTGCTATTGATATGCACCAACATTCATTGTTTCACCATTTTGTGGAAGTTTGGGAG GATGGTTATTTTCAGCCACTTGAACTGCCTGATGGCATTGTGCTTGATCCAAAGCCATGCTGTGAGAATATAACAAGGAGaagcattgtatgttttagTGTTGAAG AAATTTTGTGGCAAGAATTCAGCAAAAGATGA